The nucleotide sequence TACACAGTTTTTAAAAACAAAAGGAGCCATTGCGTCCATCTTCATGGGAATCTTTTACGCAGTTGCCATGCTTGGCATTTTCATCCCCGGATATTCGGCTATTCCGAATAATATCGATCAATTGCCGATTGCCATGGTCAACGACGATGCCGGCGAATACGGCACAATAATTTCGGAACAGCTGACGGAAAAACTGCCATTTGAAGAAATCGAAACCGGGTTGACCAATAAACAGGCAACGGAACAATTGGAAAAAAATATGCTGGCATTGGTCATCCATATCCCTGAAACTTTTTCAGCTGATATGCAAAACGGGGAGACTTCTTCCAGCATTGATTTTACAACGAACGGGGCTAGCTCCACAGTCGTTTCGTCTACAATGACGTCAATTGTCAATCAGATCAACACACAATTAAGCAACCAATTATCGACTCAAACCGCACAAGGGGTCTTGATGAACTTGAACATCCCGGAAGCGCAGGCAACAGAGATGGCGGAAATGATTGAAACGGCTTATGCCGGCAATATGGTGACCATCAACGAAGTTCCGGCAGGCATGCACAATAATATGCTGCCGATGTTCTTGACGATGGCTGGCTACACCGGTGCGATGATCGGTGCGATGCAATTGGTTGCGGCTTTCCGAGAAAGCCGGGGCAAAGCAAGCAAGACGCGCCTATTCCTGTATGTTCAATTAACGGCCTTGTTAATTGCTGTGGTGTCTTCTGTAATAGGTGTTAGTGTCGCCTATCTGGTGAGCAGCCACGGAGCAGAAATGTTCGCAGGCCTCGCCGCGCAGCAAGTTTTGAATTATATGGTCTGCTTCAACTTCACAGCAATCACGATTTTCTTATTAGGTGAAGGCGGCATGGTTTTGAACTTGCCGATTCTCTTGATCCAAACACTGGCGAATGGAGCGACCATGCCTCGCGAAATGATGTATTTGCCGTATGAATGGATGAGCTACATCTCCCCAATGTATTATTCGGTACAGGCTTATATGGCCAACTTATACGGCAGTGTGAGCGCTGAGCCGTTCCAAGTGATGATGGCAACAATCGGCGCAGCAGCTTTAATCATCAACATCCTGATTGTGGCTTTGTTCCATAAGCCTGTTTCGATTGTAGAGACGGAAGCGCAGGCAGAGACTGTTCCAGCTTCGGCTGAAATCACTGCCTAAAACTGCTACAATGGGCTTAAGTCCCGCTGAAGGAGCAAACCTTATGTCCATCCAAATATATATTTTGAGCAAATTGATTGAAGGCAATAATTATCCGTATGAATTGAAACGACAGCTTTCGGAACCCATTCCATTTGATGTATTTACAGGGCTCACCGAAAGCAAGCTATACTATCATTTTGATTCGCTGGCGAAAAAAGGATTAATCGAGGTCGTGGAAATCGTCAAAGAAGATCATCGGCCCGACAAACAAGTATTTGCCATCACGGAAAAAGGCCGAAAAGAATTGCCTGAAAAAATATACAAGCTGTTCGAAAACACAACGGAGATCAACGAAATGATGGTCGGCCTTGTTAACTTGAAACATGTGGACCGTGACCGGATCGTTGACACTTTGGAAGAGAAGCTGCAAAAACATAATGAGAAATGGGAACTCATCAGAGAGTCTGCCAACCAGCTTAAAGTCGTTGACTCAAAACAAGGATTAGTTGACTTTATCTCCGACTATTCCTTAAGCAAAGCGAAACAAACCGAACAATGGTTAGAAGAATTGATCGAGCGGATACAGAATCATAAGATGTAACATGTGTAGACAAATTAAAAATCGCAACTAAAAAAGCCGGCTGATTTCAATGATCAGCCGGCTTTTTTAGTTTGAAGCAGTAAAATGAAAATCTTTATCTAAATAATGATATGTAAGATGCCAAATATTTTGAAATTTATTCCACATTTACCAGTATAATAAGAGTAAGACATTGGGATCGAATGAACAGCAGAAATAGGAAACTTTTGAATAAAAGGAGCGTGACATTGGATGAGCAAAAAATGGTCTTTGTTATTGTTGTTGCTTCTTTTGATTCCTGTTGGATTTGCAGCAAATCATTTCAATCAATATACAATAGAAGATACCGGAGCTGACATTGAGTCAGCTTTAATAGGATGGCAATCTAAAGGGAACAGCACTGAATTCCAACTAAAGCTCATAAGCACTGAACAGCTGGAAAACACAAACTCTAAAATTGTTTTATTCGAAACACCAGATGAAAATATCGGCTATGCCCATTTAATAAAAGGCTGGAACGGCAAATATAAAATCAACGTTTCCGGATGGGGAACAAATATGGTGTCCTATCATGACGTCAAAACGGATAAAGGAATGTACGGCGTCTTCATTGGGAAAAATCCAAAGGCCGAGATAAAGCAGATGACTGCAAAATTAAGCAAACAGGATTTCGATTTTTCTTCAGTGGTTCCGGAAGGCAAACAGTTTATCATTTACAAAAAGTTGCCGGCGAACCTTAAAGAAACGGACCTTCTGGAGATTTATCTTTACGATAAGAATGCGAAGGAAATTATCTCGTTGTTGAATTGAGGAACAGAACGGATTTAATACCGATGGATTGGAAGGAGTGGTTAGATGGGGTGGATGATTATTATCGTATTGGCTTATTTGCCGATTTTTTACCGGATCCACAAGCGGTTAGGTTTTCTTGAATCCGAAGTCGAAAGGCTGAAAAATGAGAAAGAACTGTAAGATAGACAAGTTAAACAAGATTCCGGCTCTCATTATAATGGCATGTAGAAGTATAGTATGAAAAACAAGGATTGCAACTAGCCTGGATCCTACCGAATATTCTTTGTTGTGTGAGGGTAGTAGCATCATCAAAACGATTATCCAATCGATTAGAGAAAGAAACAGAAATAGTTGACGCTGGAAAAAGGACATGGTATGATTATCTCGAATTAAAGATAAATTACAGCATTTACATGCGCCATTATTTTTTTAACTATATATCTCGAATTCGAGATAATGAACTTGATTAAAGGGAGAGAATAACATGAACGAAATTAAAGGGATTCATCACGTAACGGCCATTACTAGCAGCGCAGAAAAGAACTACGAATTTTTCACTTATATTTTGGGCATGCGATTAGTGAAAAAAACGGTTAACCAGGATGATATTCAGACCTACCATTTATTTTTTGCAGATGACAAAGGATCCGCTGGAACAGACATGACGTTCTTTGATTTCCCGGGCATTCCAAAAGGCGTGCACGGCACGAACGAAATCTACAAAATAGCTTTCCGCGTGCCGACGGACGAAGCCTTGGCATATTGGGTTAAACGCTTTGATAAATACGAAGTGAAACATAAAGGCATTCAGAAATTGTTTGGCAAGAAAACATTATCGTTTGTCGATTTTGACGATCAGCAATACATGCTCGTTTCTGATGAACTAAACGAAGGCGTCGCATCCGGCACTCCGTGGCAAAACGGCCCGGTGCCATTGGAATTTGCCATTACTGGACTTGGCCCGATCCATGTCCGGATTGCAGAATTCGACTACTTTAAAGAAGTGCTGGAAAAAGCGATGCTGATGCGTGAAACGGCAAAAGAAGGTTCGCTTCATCTATTCGAAGTGGGCGAAGGCGGAAACGGTGCTCAAGTGATCGTCGAGCATAACGTCATCCTGCCAGCCGGCCGCCAAGGTTTTGGCACTGTTCACCATGCAGCGTTCCGAGTAGCGGATACAGCTGTCTTGAAAGAATGGATCGACCGCATGGAAGGGTTCGGTTTTGGTACTTCCGGCTACGTGGACCGCTTCTTCTTTGAATCGCTTTATGCGCGTGTAGCAAATGGCGTCTTATTTGAATGGGCGACAGACGGCCCTGGTTTCATGGGAGACGAACCTTACGAAACAGTCGGCGAAAAATTATCGCTGCCGCCTTTTTTGGAGCCGAAACGCGAGCAAATCGAAAGCATGGTTCGCCCGATTGATACGGTACGCAGCACCCGCACGTTTGAAAAAGAATATTTATAAGCCGGCATAATTTATAAGATCGAAGCTCATTTGTTGAGCTTCGATCTTTTTATTTTTCATGTTATTTTTGCAAACATTAATTACAAACTCCGGTCAACGGGTAAAGGACATCTAATGGTCCAGTCGATACAGCTGTTTTTTAAAAATCCGGAGGTTGATGTTTATGTCCTATATGTATCTATTGCTTGCCATCATCGGCGAGTTATTCGGCTCATCGCTGTTAAAAGCTTCTGAAGGATTTACAAAGCTCGTGCCGACAATCAGCATGCTATTTGCATTCGTTTTTTCATTTTTCTTCCTATCTTTGGCGTTAAAAACAATCCCCCTCAATGCCGCCTATGCCATTTGGTCTGGACTTGGTATGGTTGCGACTACAGTAATATCCGTTTTAATCTGGAAAGAAAAAATCAACTTTGCCAGTGTCTCCGGCATTCTTCTCATCCTGGTCGGAGTGGTCATTTTAAGTTATTTTGGTCCAGGGCATAATGAAGCCAATCCTGAGCCGGATGTCGAAAAAAATAGCGGCGAATAAAATTAGCGGCCAGGCCAAGCACGTGTAAATATGCTTGGCCTTTTTTAGTTTAGTTTCCTTGAAAAAGAAATAGAAAAAATGAAAATCCCTATGCTTATCAGTGAAAAGATTGATATACTAAATTTTAGGTTAATGTGAAAATATTGGTAACTGATAGAATGATAAAAAGAGGTGAAAAAATGAAGATCATATTTCAAGCTTTCCTTGCCTCGACAACCCTCCATGCCATTTATTTTCTAACCACAATGGCGGTCGGCTATGTGAAAACTGCTCTTTATCGGCCGAATATGGTGGACGCATGGCAAAACGCCGACACCCTTCAAAGGGAAGTGGCATTTGGCTCAACCCAATCCCCCTGGTTTAACATCGTTACGTTTCTAAGCGTCGCTTTCGTCTGCTGGGGCATATTGTTTACCTGTAAAAAAATAAATGCCGGAACTAAACGGCCAGAAGTAAGAGAATGAGGAAAAGGTGTGGGATCATTGGAAAAAACACAAGTAATGGTTTACTTCTCTTTAACTGCAGATGACTTCCCGTGATCGAATTCGCCAGCCGTATCCAAGCGGACTTTGACATTGATTTATATGCAAATCCTTATGACGAAGAGCTCGACGAGTAAAAACCAGGCGGTGAATTTCATTGAACAGTACTCAAAATCATGGTTTCGAATTCCTTGGCTTTGTAGTTGCCCATGAACAGGACCTTGGCGAGTACCAGCCGCTTGCCGGTTCGTTTGCAGTTATAAAATGCAATGGGAAATACTTGATGTGCTTCAACAAGTGGCGCAAGCAATGGGAATTGCCAGCCGGCATCCGGGAAGGAAATGAGACGCCGCGGGAATGTGCCATCAGGGAACTTTATGAAGAAACGGGCCAAGAAGTCGATCAGCTGGAGTTTAAAGGAGTATTGAAACTGAGGAATAGCAAGACCGGCTCTATAAAAACCAATCCGGTTTATTATGCAGAGATTAAAGAGCTGCAGCCGTTCATCCAAAATAACGAAACAACAGAAATAAAACTGTGGGATTTAGAAGAGGAACTTGGCATAATCGATGAGATGGATCTAAAAATGTTAAATTGTCTTTCGGTGAGTTTTCATTAAGATAGAAGATCTCTACTATTAAATATATGGATATGAGGAGGCCGCTGGAATCACAGCAGTCTCCTTTCTTTTCATTTTAAGAAAATTCAGATTGTATTAATTTCCAACAACTGCTACCTTAACAGTAAGTAAATCTTACTGAAAAGAGGTTGTATTCATGGAAAAACAGATGAATGCCGCAGTTTTGCACCGTTTTGGCGGACCTGAAGAATTCCGGATGGAACAGGTTCCCCTGCCTGAAATCGCAGCAAACGAGGTGCTAATTAAACTCCAGTATTCAGCGGTCAGCAGTTGGGATGTGTTTGAACGAGAAGGTGGCTATGCAGAAATGCTTGGGCTGGAACCATCATTTCCGTATATCCTCGGTTCGGAAGGTGCTGGAACAGTGGAGGCTATAGGAAAAGAT is from Planococcus liqunii and encodes:
- a CDS encoding DMT family transporter; translation: MSYMYLLLAIIGELFGSSLLKASEGFTKLVPTISMLFAFVFSFFFLSLALKTIPLNAAYAIWSGLGMVATTVISVLIWKEKINFASVSGILLILVGVVILSYFGPGHNEANPEPDVEKNSGE
- a CDS encoding NUDIX domain-containing protein, producing the protein MNSTQNHGFEFLGFVVAHEQDLGEYQPLAGSFAVIKCNGKYLMCFNKWRKQWELPAGIREGNETPRECAIRELYEETGQEVDQLEFKGVLKLRNSKTGSIKTNPVYYAEIKELQPFIQNNETTEIKLWDLEEELGIIDEMDLKMLNCLSVSFH
- a CDS encoding YhgE/Pip domain-containing protein; this translates as MKFTQFLKTKGAIASIFMGIFYAVAMLGIFIPGYSAIPNNIDQLPIAMVNDDAGEYGTIISEQLTEKLPFEEIETGLTNKQATEQLEKNMLALVIHIPETFSADMQNGETSSSIDFTTNGASSTVVSSTMTSIVNQINTQLSNQLSTQTAQGVLMNLNIPEAQATEMAEMIETAYAGNMVTINEVPAGMHNNMLPMFLTMAGYTGAMIGAMQLVAAFRESRGKASKTRLFLYVQLTALLIAVVSSVIGVSVAYLVSSHGAEMFAGLAAQQVLNYMVCFNFTAITIFLLGEGGMVLNLPILLIQTLANGATMPREMMYLPYEWMSYISPMYYSVQAYMANLYGSVSAEPFQVMMATIGAAALIINILIVALFHKPVSIVETEAQAETVPASAEITA
- a CDS encoding ring-cleaving dioxygenase, with protein sequence MNEIKGIHHVTAITSSAEKNYEFFTYILGMRLVKKTVNQDDIQTYHLFFADDKGSAGTDMTFFDFPGIPKGVHGTNEIYKIAFRVPTDEALAYWVKRFDKYEVKHKGIQKLFGKKTLSFVDFDDQQYMLVSDELNEGVASGTPWQNGPVPLEFAITGLGPIHVRIAEFDYFKEVLEKAMLMRETAKEGSLHLFEVGEGGNGAQVIVEHNVILPAGRQGFGTVHHAAFRVADTAVLKEWIDRMEGFGFGTSGYVDRFFFESLYARVANGVLFEWATDGPGFMGDEPYETVGEKLSLPPFLEPKREQIESMVRPIDTVRSTRTFEKEYL
- a CDS encoding PadR family transcriptional regulator, whose protein sequence is MSIQIYILSKLIEGNNYPYELKRQLSEPIPFDVFTGLTESKLYYHFDSLAKKGLIEVVEIVKEDHRPDKQVFAITEKGRKELPEKIYKLFENTTEINEMMVGLVNLKHVDRDRIVDTLEEKLQKHNEKWELIRESANQLKVVDSKQGLVDFISDYSLSKAKQTEQWLEELIERIQNHKM